The Stomoxys calcitrans chromosome 3, idStoCalc2.1, whole genome shotgun sequence genome includes a region encoding these proteins:
- the LOC106084778 gene encoding elongation of very long chain fatty acids protein F-like, producing the protein MSAIAMALQTTLDFVESFRLDKRITTHPIFGSPYLMVGTIALYFVMVLKVGPKLMKNRKPFKLERTMQIYDVFQVVLNSYICWISLRDTYMRPDFSLLCESYDPSDVRSVTLKLRLPYLLYLLSKFLDLLDTAFFVLRKKYNQISLLHVYHHSIMILATYTYGSQFFASHYSAVGILNSLVHAVMYTYYFVASLKLNIDLSKWKRRVTQMQLIQFALLGYHFSVPLVLGNPCNLNVPWMWVAIVNNLCMVILFSNFYYQSYIRKAKKKL; encoded by the exons acaaACGTATTACCACTCACCCAATTTTTGGCAGCCCATATTTGATGGTAGGAACTATTGCCCTCTACTTTGTAATGGTGCTCAAAGTGGGACCCAAATTAATGAAGAACCGCAAACCTTTTAAATTGGAGCGTACAATGCAGATCTATGATGTGTTTCAAGTTGTACTCAATTCATACATTTGCTGGATATCATTGCGTGATACCTACATGAGACCTGATTTCAGTTTGCTTTGCGAAAGCTATGATCCCAGCGATGTAAGAAGTGTCACGCTGAAGTTACGTCTACCTTATTTGCTGTATTTGCTCTCAAAATTTTTGGACCTCCTTGATACG GCATTTTTTGTGctgagaaaaaaatataatcaaATATCCTTGTTACATGTGTATCACCATTCGATAATGATATTAGCTACATATACCTATGGCTCACAATTTTTTG CATCACATTACTCTGCAGTCGGTATCCTCAACTCACTGGTCCATGCTGTAATGTACACCTACTACTTTGTAGCATCGCTGAAGCTAAACATCGACCTGTCAAAGTGGAAGAGGCGTGTGACCCAAATGCAGTTGATACAATTTGCTCTATTGGGCTATCATTTCAGTGTACCTTTAGTGCTGGGAAATCCGTGCAACTTGAATGTACCATGGATGTGGGTGGCAATAGTCAACAACTTATGCATGGTTATACTCTTTTCGAATTTCTACTATCAATCCTATATTCGGAAGGCGAAAAAGAAGCtgtaa